CAGCTCGTGGTGGCCAGTTGATTTTTATCAGACGGCACCAACACACCCTGACCAGTTCCTCCATCCACCTGTGGCCCAGCCCCAGAACATGGTAGGGACTCACCAGAGGCACAGTGGTCAGTGCTTGTCTGGCAGCAGGGCCCAGTGTGGCTCCGAGGGCAGGTGCAGGAATagcccccagggctggggctACAGGAGCCACGGTTGAGACAGGGCCCTGAGTGACAAGCCGCTAGCTCCTCGCTGCAGGTGGGGCCTGAGGGAAATGAGTGGGGTCTGAGAAAGGgcatcctcttctctctgtcttcctccacttatctccccttccttttcctcatcccCATCCCTTTTGTCTTCCATccaacctcttttcttttcttaccaccTCCTGCATATCGCCTGTGGTCCCTGCAGCACATGCCCAGTTCTCCTTGGTGGTGTCCAAAACCCAGAGGCCTTGGACACATGCCTCTACTGGTCTTGCTCTTGATTAGAGGTGGCCAGCCCAGAATGTCTGTGGTTTGGGAAGGGCCTCACCTGTGTAGCCTGTGGGGCAGGTACAGTTGTAGCCcgagggctgggggtggcaggTCCCCCCATGCGCACAGGGCGTGGAGATGCAGCCCCCTAgctctgcttcacattctggtcCTGTCCATcccacatcacacacacatgAGGATCTGGTCATAACGAGAAAAAGAAGAGTGTTTGTCTTCTTCTGGTgattttttcttctcccctccccactcctcatcATTGGTTAGACcctatgactttcttttttttttctttttaatgtttatttttgagagagagagagagagagagagagagagggacagggtgtgagtggggaggggcagagagagaggaagatacagaatttgaggcaggctccaggctctgagctgtcagccgtgagatcacaacttgagccgaagtcagatgcttaactgactgagccatccaggcacctcttctgtttttaagtaggcttcacgcccattCCGGAGTCCAatccagcctggagcccaacgtgggacctgaactcaccaccctgagatcacatcctgagctgaggtcaagagttcgacattgaaccaactgagccacccagccccctgatctcttcttttttttggccCTGAGACTCTGGTCCCCTTCTTCAGTGGCTCTGTTCTCAGCATTGTCCCCCTTCCATACCTGCCTCCTGCTTGTTTTCTCCCACtatatgtatgaatatgtatatacatttcttctataatttGTTTGTTATCTGTCTTTCCTCATTAGAATGAGAGCTCCATGAGAACAGacactttgtctcttttgttctgtGCTATTCCTCCAGGGCCTGGAAAAGATCcacacatagtagatgttcaatatttgtctaatgtatgatttttttttcaaatttttcaattttttatttttgagagagagagagagagagagagacagagtgagagtgggagaagggcagagagagagagggagacacagaatctgaagcaggctccaggctccgagctgtcagcacagcttggacgcggggcctgaactcatgaactgtgagatcatgacctgagccgaagtcggacgctccaggactgaaccacccaggtacccctctaatGTATGATTAATTGGCCCTGcgatttcatgtttttcttcctgttctgacCCTCTAGCCCTCTGTTTCTCCTGTTATTTATGAACTCTCCCCTCACGGGATAGCACTCACTAGTGGATCCCTCACCTTGGCTTTGACCTCAGAACTTggccatttccttcttcttccctatTGGTCATTTCTTGCAGACTCACCCCTCCCTGGTTGTCTCCCCCTGGCCTAGCTGAGGAGGACCCAGAGGACAGTGGAAGGTTACCTCTGGCAGTGTCCGTGGTGGCAGGTGCAGTTGTCCTCAACGGGGGCACAGCCAGGGCTTCCGTCAGGGCAGAGGCAGTGGGCCTTGTCTTCTTGATCTTGGCATTTTTGCTTGGGCTGGCACAGGTTGGGGGCACACAGGGGAAGCTCACAGAGATGacctggggtggggagatgggtcaCAGGGAAAACAGAGTCCCTCTATGTCCTTGATGGGGCCAAAGCCACTTTTTACATATGACTTGCTCACTCCCCAAGAACCtgtccttcagtggctccctgttGCCTCAGGATACTGTCTACCTTCCTCAGAATGGCACACAGGGTCCTGCATGGCAAAATTCACAATGCAGTTACCTGCAGCTAAAACATGTAATCATTCTGTCTTGAcaaactcctactcattcttcCAGACTCAGCTCAGCCATTACCTCCTCATGAAGCCTTCTCATCTCTAGTCTGGTTGGCTGGTCCTTTGTGCTCTTACAGAATCCTGTGCAGTCTCTCTCAGAGCACCTGTGGCTAAAACCAACAGGAGACTTCTTGGTTTCTCTGCACTAGATTTAAAGCCACTTGAGGAGAGCAGGTCTCTTACCAACTTGTGTCTGTGTCTGGCTGtgcatagtaggcacttaatacattctaaataaggaaatgaatggCTTCCTCTTGAACCCCATCCTGTTTCTGAGCCCTAATCATACCATTCATGTTGGGCCCAGTAGGGCCCTGTAAATAACACCTGCTGTCAGCCTGAGGTTGTGCAAACTTTGCATTGAATAATTTGAAGGGGttccattctcattctctttttacaGTCCAACCCTTGAATATCCAGCAATGACCTCTGCTCCACCCCTAATGGACTCAACTATCCTGCCAGTCTAACACCTCCCCTGCTTACCTGTGAagccagaggggcagaggcaaAAGAAGGCTCCTGGGAGATCCAGGCAGCTTGCTCCAGTGGGGCATGGGCCACTCAGACACTCATCCACCTCGGCCTGACAGTGAGGGCCTTCAAAGCCTATGGCACAGCAGGAGGGTCAGGGACCTGCAGGGGAGTCTGCACTTGGCCCCCACTCTTCCCTCCAGTGTTTGAGCACTGGTCTACCTGGAAGACACTCGCAATGGAATGATCCAGGCTGGTCCTGGCACTGCCCACCGTTGGCACAGGGAGAGCTTCCACACTCATCGATGTCCTCCTCACACCGGGAGCCAGTGAATCCTGGGGAGCAGGGAGTAAGTGGGGAGAGATGGTAAAGGTTATCTTTCGTTTCCTTtcgtttcctttcctctcctcccctcccctcccctcccctcccctctcctctcctctcctctcctttccttctttttctttcttttgtgacttTGGACTCATCAGGGAGTTTGTTACAAATATTTGTGACTGAGATGTACAGGTATGATTTCATGGATTCAAACAAGAAATTTAGAGCTAATGCGGATATTTAACCTTCTATTTACACAGACAGAAATATCATTGCTATGAATTGCAGTGAAGAGAATCTTGTTTCAAATGGCTTGGTTTGGAGGTTCATCTGCACgtatcattatataatgaagGTACCAATCTGGGGGCTTCTCAAAGAGTGATTTGTATTTCAGAACATAACAGCATATCTTAGTAACTTCATTCTTTATATAAAGAAGGTATAACTGGCTGTGTGTGTGAATGgtgaaaataaagcataaatgCAAGTCGTGGCCCCTCCCCTCAGCAGGAAAAGTGAACCTGGGGGGCTTCCCAGAGAAGACACCTGGGGCAGGTGGAGGTGACAGGAGGATGATGTTCAGCACCTgccagttgtgtgactttgggcaagttactcaagcTGTCTAGGCTGCAGTGTCCTCTTCTGTAAAAGGGGAATAATAGAACCTACCTTATGGTGTcattgaaaggattaaatgaggtaatgcctGAAAAGTACACAGCCAAGTGCCTGGCCTGGAGCAAATATTCAAGAAACATCTGTTATCATCACATCAGGGAACCGAGGGATCGATAATGGTGGAGAAGGAAGGCCGGGGGCAGTTTTCCCTGCATCCAGGGTGAGCAGTGCCAAGACCAGCCTGGGTTCCCCACGAGCCAGAAAGGACGATTTGGGTAATTTGGCAGGACAGAGATAAAGGTGGATGAGTACGTGAGGAAGGTTTGGGATGTAACAGAAGAGAGTTGGGGGAGCAGAGGAGTTGGGAGAAATGGGAGCCTCGTTGGCCAAGCCAGGGTGAACTTCCAAAGGTTTGGGATTGCCGGGCCTGCACTGTGGTTCAGGGGGCTGGGCTGAAGGACTGGAGTGGAATCTGTACTCACCAGGCAGGCAGACACACAGGAAGCCGTTGAGGAGGTCCTGGCAGTCAGCCTGGTTCAGGCAAGGAGCAGAGGCACAGTCGTCTGTCTCCACCTCACAGAGCTGCCCTTCTAAGCCTGGGACATGGAGATGTGGTGCAGGCTGAGCCCTGCCCGGGCTGCTCACCCCTTCTGCCCAGGAGGACCAGGGTTCTAGAACCCTCCCAGGGTGCTGTGTGCCTGAAGGTTGGGGCGACGAGCCTGCGGTCCTGCTGCTCTGCTGTGTGTGGCTCTGCCCCCTTTAAATGTGAAAGCTCAGGGAGCAAGGCACCTGCTGGGACCCGAGGGGGCAGCAAGGAAGTACCTTTGGGGGCCATTCTCTGTGCCCAGACAGCAGGCTCACTGGGCTGGGCTAATGAGCCTGGAGGTCCTCAAGGTCAAATGAAACAAATGGGCATCTGCTTGGAGGTGAGTCATGCCTCTTGTTCtaccccagcaggctctgtgccagggagACCAGGAGTCCCCAAGGGGGGGTACTTGAAGGGCATTTGGGTAGCTTGTTGGTCACATATTTGTCCTGTATCTTTGGGCTTGTCCTGGTACCCGCAGTCTCACCCCGAACTGAAGCTGGATCAGCCTCTGGACCTCGGCTGCCTCCCACTTCTTGCCTGGGGATTCTGCCTCTGAAGTTCCTTGGTATCTATGACCTTGTCCCTTGGATGACTGCATGGTTTTCTCAGCTTTTTTCCTTGGATGCTGCTCAGTTTAGGAAGGCTGTTTGGTGTAGTGGTTAAATCTACTGAagccctgggtttgaatcccggccatgccacttactggctggacaactcacttaatctctctgtgtctgtttcttgtAAAATGGGCACAGTAACAATACTGACCTTAGAGGGTTCTTGCCAAGATGACAAAATGCATGTAAGATGTTCAGGTGGTACTTGGCAGAAAgtaagctattatttttttggtttcattcaGCTTCCTGATATCGGGTTGGTCACTATACCCCTGGGGAGACCTGTCTCCCTTAAAAGTAACTTGGAGGTAGGTGCAGCCTtgtggcactttttttttcctattgtaccAAATTCAAGCATATAGGCCCTTTGGGGGTTTAAGCATTTACTCAATCTCTACAGGGGAGAGTTTCTGTGATTAGGAGGAACATTCTGAGTTGGCATGAGCCGAGGCTGCTGCTGTTCTGCTCTTCCTTGATGGGCCTCTGTGTACAGTGGACCAGGCTGCACACTTTACAATGACTATGAAGTGAATGCTCTCCTCTCACCCCCAGAGTTGAGCAGTGTACAACCTCAGTACCATCTGTGGCTGCCCTTCTCCTAGAGGCCATGGGTTTCCCAGAGTGTTCATCATGGGTGGGGAGATGAGAAAGAGGTATTCTTTGATAGCTGATCCCAACTGGCCTGGGGCTATCTATGTTCTGGAGGGGTCATGCCTAGTGGGTTCAGGATTAGTCCCCTGTGTCCTCTACTCAGGGCCCTATCCATCTAGTACCTGGTGGGCAGAGGCAGTGGAAGGTGGCAAGCAGGTCCAGGCAGGTGCTGCCTAGATGGCAGGGCTGGGACAGGCACTCATTGTGACCAGCCTCGCAGCGGGAGCCCGTGTAGCCAGGGGGACAGAGGCAGTCAAAGGAGCCAGGGGTTTTGAGGCAAGAGCCGCCGTGTTCACAGGGACTGGGGCCTTGCTGGGCTAGGAGGAGAGGGGTCAGAAGTTCACAGGGGCCCAGGGCAGAAGGTCAAGGAGGCCAGACTGCCAGGGAAGGCATGAGGGCCTGCTTGTGGCAGAATGAACACATCGGAGAAAGGGCTGGTGTCTTTAACACAGACGAGGACTAAGTGGGGCCCGGAGGGCTAAGCACTGGTGAGAAGACCGTGTAGGGAAGAATTGCCAAATCTGGACAAAATTGGGAAAAAAGAGatgattgtatttttaatttgaaaaacaatttgcagAGGCTGTTTGGGACTCAGAGAGGATCTGATGTGGGGGTGCCTTACCCATCTGACACTCGTCCAGGTCCTGGTGGCAGGTGGGCCCCGAGTAGCCAGGCTGACACAGGCAGAGTGGAGAGCCTGTCAGGGGATTGGTGCTGCACTGGGCTTCCCCGTGGCATGGCTGGCTCAGGCACATGTCCTCCATGTGGCACAGGAGTCCTGGAGGGCAGGATGGGCATGAGGCTCTTGGGCCGCTTGAGGATCCCAGCTGTCCCCCTTATGCTTCTGTCACTTGCCATCCTCACGGCCATGTCCCCGAGCCCTCTGTCACACCTGTGCGGCCAGGTGGGCAAAGGCAGGAGAAGGAGCCCACACGATCGAAGCAGGTGGATCCCGGGGCACAGGTGGCAGCAACACAGTCGTCTAGGTTCTCTTCACAGCCTGTGCTTCCCCagccgctcacacacacacaatggaagcTGCCAGCTGAGTTCTGGCAGGTACCCCCATTTAGGCAGCGAGGGGGACCCTGAGCCTCACATTCATCCACATCTTCGGAGCAATCCCAGCCTgtgggggatgggatgggaagGGGACAAAGGCTGGAGTTGGGAGCCCTGTGAGGAGGGGAGGCTAGGGGCTGATCATATGGGCCACGGGTGCCATGGACTTGGCTTAAAGGACTCACCTGTCTAGGCCTCTGGGCAGAGGCACGTGTAGGTGCTCAGCCCATCCAGGCAAGTGCCCCCGTTCTGACACTGGTGCCCAGCACAGTCATCTGGATTCACCTCACAGCTCGGGCCTCTGAAACCTGACAGAGTCATGGGATTAGCGAAGGGAAGGGGACCTCCCTGCCCCGAGAGAGGGGTGGCAGACGTGAGGACGCAccttgggggcagaggcagaggtggagggtggagtCTCTCCCTGGAACCAGGTGACAGGTGCCCCCATTGGGACAGCCCGTAGGGGGGCAGGGTCCTGGCTGGAGCTCACAGCGTGGACCCTCCTGCCCAGTGGGGCAGTGACACCAGAAAGATCCCAAGGTGTTATGGCAGGAAGTGCCTTTGGGGCAGGGCCCTGGGTCCAGGAAACACTCATTGATATGTTCGCAGGCATGACCCTCGAAGCCAGGTGGGCAGCGGCACTGGTCTGGGGGTATGTGGCCAGACACACCCCTCCATTGACGCAGGGATTGGCTGAGCAGAAGTCCCGAAGCTGGCACTGCTCACctgaggcagaggacagagggcGTTGTTCAATCCCCGCCCCCTGCTCCGCTGGGAGAATCCAGCTCTCAGTCTGGATTATCTGTGTCTGATTTTCATGTTGCCTTCTCTTTGTTCCCATACGCTTTTTGCCCTGCTCCACCACCCCTTGCCTCAGTTTTGGCATTCTGGAAAATGGGAGCTGTCGTTGTTGGTGGGAGTATTGCAGGCTGGCCCTGCTGAGCAGACCTGAGACACGGTGTCCTTCCAAATTTGGTGGCCTTTccgtggtggggggaggagaaaagcagCTGGCCTCCAGACTCGGCACCTTGCTGTGCCACCACCGCTGTGTGCCCTCAGGTGTGTCTGGCCTCCCTTGTCTGGATTTCCTAATCTTTAGGTGGGTACAGTGTTGCAGATAATGATAAGGAGACAGACGTCTCGTCTGTTCCCCCCAGTGGCAACGGCGGTGGTGGCGGCTGGCACTGGGCTAAGTGACCACCTCCTGAACAtcactccctttcctcctctcgaCAATGTTATGAAGTGTGGACATCAGCTGGCAACTGAGGATGCAGAGAGCTTAACTACCTGATGCAAGGGCGCGCGTCTCATCGGTGGCAGAGCTGGCACTGGACACGTGGGCCGCTGCTTGAAGCACAAGGCCAGGCAAGTTGCCATTGGCAGTCCTCCTTGTTGTCACACCACGAGAGGCTGgtctcccacccccaaatcctcAGAATTACCCAGGCACTCAAACTATCTCCATGCCTgggcccaccccagacccactaaAGCAGCCTTTCTGGGACGTGGGCACCAGTATGTTGCAGGCTTTCCAGGTGATTGCTGTGCCTTGCCACGTTTGAGAAGCCTTGCTCTTCTAGTCCATCCCTCACAGATCACTTTCCTCCCGTGTGGTCTTCACTGCCCTGTccagtcccctccctcctggtAGATCAGAGGAGCCTTCCTCTCCAGGGGCTCTCACTTCTGTCCCATAAGCCTGACTGCTTCCCCGGGCTAGGACACCCTTCCCACCAGGGGTCCCATACCCTCGCCCCAGGGTTGCACCCCTCTTCCTTGCCTTGATACCCGTTCCTCTCTCTGGGTCAGATCCCTTCCACCCCCATTACACCTCCCACCACCACAGTCTTTCCAGGTGCTGTTATGGGCTCCTACTAGGAAGGTTAAAGGCCAGATGCCCATTATGCAGAATCTAGGaggttcccctctccctgccttgtgCTAGGCATTAACCCTCTAGCTACTGGGTCgagggccaggctggggcacTAAGGGGCTATGGCAGTAGCCATTTACTAACGGGTTGGAAAACACTTCAACGTTTTAACCATTGGTACAGCCATGCTGGTGAATGTGGCTCGGGTCAATGGTCAGCAAGAGGGCTTGTTGACTCTCACAGCCTCTGTCCTCAAAGGAGCTGGCTGTTTTGCAGACTCCAGTTCCATCTTTCCCACCCCACTTCCCAGTCCAGTGTTCCTGGCTGTCCCGTCCTCCCCACCACTGCAGCGCTCACCTGTCCATCCAGGCAGACAGGAACATCGTGGGCGGCCTGAGGCCTGGATATGGCAGCGGCCCATTTTGGAACAGAAGGAAGAACAGGGGTCCTTGAGTTGGGCCTGGCACCTGTGGCCAGTGAAGCCAGAGGGGCAGGTGCAGGAGAAGCTGGGGGCCAAGGGAGAGGGAAGgctgggggagcctgggagggCGGGAAGCAGAGCTTGGCAGCTGCCCCCATTCTGGCAGAGCTGGCCATCCTGGCAGGGGTCAGGAAACTGGCATGTCTCACCCAGGAAGCCAGGGGcacacctgagcaggggaggagagtggaAAACTTAAGTCACTGGGTCCTCTTTGCCTTCTCTGCCACCTCCCTTCCTTTgccttcatttgtttccctttagtGCCTttacctcctccctttctccttccttcccagtccctcctccccagctctccctccccaTTTCTGGTCTCCCACTCCCAGGAGACACACTCACTGGCAGCTCCCTTGTCCCTGAGATAGGCTCAGGCAGTGTGCCTCTGTTGGCACAGGGTTCTGGGAAGTCCCCACACCGAAGCACTAGGGATGGAGATGAGGAAGGCATAGGAGTGGGGAGCGCTGCGCTCCCAGATTTCTCTGGGTGCTTTGCTGCCTGCAGCAGCCCCACACGTGCTCTCAGCCACCACCACTTCTGCACTTGCCTGATCCCTACCAGAGTGGTGCTCTTGCCCTCGCAtcgccccgcccccatcccagGCCTAGGGATCCTCTCAGTTCCTaatccccaccccctttcctgtTTATTATCCAGCCTTCCAAGTCCAGCCTCAGGCTCCATCCCTTGGAATGGAGACAACAGGGCTCAGGAGGGGGGCCCAGGGGACTCCTGGAAGGTGAATGGCTGAGACATTGAAGGGATTTCCTCCCGGAAGGGCCCAGCATTGAGCCATCcggggggtggggacagctggGCCTGGAAAGGGACTTGGTCAGCCCTTGACCTTCCCATGTCTCCATCTCCTGCTTTTTTCTCATCGCCTTCCCTAGCAGGTGGCCAGCCTTTTTCCCTCTTTACCTCCTAAATGTGATTGCAAGAGCCTGCTGTCCGCCAGCACTAAGGCCAACTGGGTTCTCCCTGAGGCGGGCACCCTCCCACCCATTCCCCAGACAGTCACCGCCCCTGGCACAGGCCCCAAAGCCTTGGTTTGTGCAGCTGCAGCAGCAGAGTCTTCTCTCCCTGCGTTTGGGGGGTGATGGTGGTGAGATTCTCTTCCACCCGGTGTCCTCTCAAAGCATGGGGCTTGGCCCTCCGCCCCCAACCCATCAACACCCTCTTAAGGAAGATGGGTCCCGTCACCTCTCCTACCCCATGCCTCACCTCTGGTCTTGACGACTGAGtgacacagcagcagcagcagcagtgaagGGGGCTGCATTCCAGAGCACCGCCCCACAcccagatcctctgcctcctcaggCAAGGACCCTCAGAGCCCTCACGAAGGCAGGAGCCACCTCCTCTGCTCCCAcggccccttcctcctcctctgcccactGCAAGCCTTACGTCTGAGCTGTTTCCTGAGTCACACAATGTCCTGGACACCCTAAtgatgggagggggaggagtggaACAACATTGAGGGGGATGAGGGAGGGGCCTTCTGTCCCTGACAacccctggggagaggggggagtgGGATGGTGTGGCAGGTGAACAGGACGGgagcaccggggggggggggtgtgtgtgtgtggtgggggaggggggggttctGGGTTCAGTCCCAGCCCTTCTGTTGTTGGGTGGTCTCCCCTTTCTAGAGATGANNNNNNNNNNNNNNNNNNNNNNNNNNNNNNNNNNNNNNNNNNNNNNNNNNNNNNNNNNNNNNNNNNNNNNNNNNNNNNNNNNNNNNNNNNNNNNNNNNNNgtcatgatctcatagttatgagatcaagtcctgcatcgagcgctgaatgtggagcctgcttggaattctctctgactctgtctctctgtctctgtctctctctgctcctctgtcttACGCACTCtctgtcataaaataaatatgttaacatTAAGAAAACCCACAAccaaatcggggcgcctgggtggctcagtcattaagtgtccgacttcggctcaggtcataatctctcactttgtgagttcaagccccccatcaggccctgtgcttacagctcagagcctggggcctgcctcacattttgtgtctacctctctttctgcccctccccggtgttgctctgtctctctcactctcaaaaatgaaaaaatgttaaaaaaaatttaaaaacaaacaaacaaagaaacaccaAATAGTACTGGGACGATTGGTTCTCTACATACAAAGAATGAGTTTGGACACTTAtctcacaaaatacacaaaatttaactcaaaatcaatcatagacctaaacataatagctaaagtataaaaatgttaaaagaaacccTAAGAGTGAATATCATGATTTTGGATTGGACAATGGTTTTAACATGTGACACCAATGTAtaggcaacaaaataaaattttgataaattggacttaatcaaaattaaaaatttttgtgctcTGAAAGGagccttaagaaaatgaaaagacaagcaacagaatgagagcaaatatttgcaaatcatatatcagataggggacttgtatccagaatatatgaaaaattcataaGCCAATATTGAGActcagaaatgggcaaaatatttgaatagccTTTTCCCCCAAGAAGATGTACcaatggctaataaacacatggaaatatGCTGTTTTGGGATTcactcagcttctttttttttttttttttcctttttctacccCAGGTAAAAATTgagacatacatttatttatttatttatttattgcttgttatttatttttatttattaatttaatttaatttaatttaatttttttaacgtttatttatttttgagacagagagagacagagcatgaacaggggaggggcagagagagagggagacacagaatctgaaacgggctccactctctgagctgtcagcacagagccctacgcagggctcacactcacagattgtgagatcatgacctgaggcgaatcggtcacttaaccgactgagccacccaggcactctgattttttatttttttaaatttacatccaaattagttagcatatagtgccacaatgagttcaggagtagattccttagtgccccttacccatttagtccatctcccctcccaccgcccctcctgtaaccctcagttggttctccatagagtctcttctgttttgcccccctccctgtttttatgttatttttgtttcccttcccttatgttcatctgttttgtctcttaaagtcctcatatgagtgaagtcatatggtttttgtctttctctgactgactaatttcacttagcataataccctccagttccatccaggtagttgcacatggcaagatttcattgctttgattgccgagtaatactccattgtatatatatctatctatctatctatatatatatatatatatcacatcttctttatccattcttccattgatTGCTTcggctatccagggtcttttctggttccatgcacgttttaggattatttgttctagctctgtgaagaatgctggtgttactttgattgcattgaatatgtagattgctttgggtagtatcgacattttaacaatatttgttcttcctatccaggagcatggaatcttcttccatttttttgtgtcttcttcaatttctttcatcagctttctatagttttcagtgtatagatttttcacctctttggctagatttattcctaggtattttatggttttttgtgcaactgtaaatgggatcaagtccttgatttctctttctgtcgcttcattgttggtgtataggaatgcaaccgatttctgtgcattgattttatatcctgccactttgctgagttcatgaatcaattctaacaGTGATTTGatgggatcttttgggttttccatatagagtatcaagTCATCTGAGAAAAgtggaagtttgacctcctcctggccaatttggatgcttttatttctttgtgttgtctgattgcagaggctaagacttccaatgctatgttgagtatcagtggcgagagtggacatcgctgtcttgttcctgaccttagggggaaagctctcagtttttccccattgaggatgatattagcgttgggttgttcCTATATGGCCTGTATGATCTCAAGGTAGGCTCCTTccatccctgctttcttgagggtttttatcaagaaaggatgctgtatcttgtcaaatgctttctctgcatctattgagaggatcatatgattcttgtcctttcttttattgatgtgatgaatcaatTGTGGATatcgaaccagccctgcatcccaggtataaatccctcttggtcgtggtgaataatttttttaatgtattgttggatctggttggctaatatcttgttgaggatttttgcatccatgttcatcagggaaactggtctatagctctcctttttagtggggtctctgtctggttttggaatcaaggtaatgctggcttcatagaaagagttttgaagttttccttccatttctattttttggaacagtgttaagagaataggtgttcactcttccttaaatgtttggtagaattcccctgaaaatccatctggccctggactcttgttttttgagagactttgattactaattcgatttccttactggttatgggtctgttcaaattttctatttcttcctgtttcagttttggtagtgtatatgtttctaggaatttgtccatttcttccagtttgcccattttattggcatataactgctcataa
The sequence above is a segment of the Prionailurus bengalensis isolate Pbe53 chromosome B2, Fcat_Pben_1.1_paternal_pri, whole genome shotgun sequence genome. Coding sequences within it:
- the LOC122489360 gene encoding LOW QUALITY PROTEIN: neurogenic locus notch homolog protein 4-like (The sequence of the model RefSeq protein was modified relative to this genomic sequence to represent the inferred CDS: inserted 5 bases in 4 codons; deleted 1 base in 1 codon; substituted 1 base at 1 genomic stop codon) → MQPPSLLLLLLCHSVVKTRVLRCGDFPEPCANRGTCLSLSQGQGSCQCAPGFLGETCQFPDPCQDGQLCQNGGSCQALLPALPGSPSLPSPLAPSFSCTCPSGFTGHRCQAQLKDPCSSFCSKMGRCHIQASGRPRCSCLPGWTGEQCQLRDFCSANPCVNGGVCLATYPQXQCRCPPGFEGHACEHINECFLDPGPCPKGTSCHNTLGSFWCHCPTGQEGPRCELQPGPCPPTGCPNGGTCHLVPGRDSTLHLCLCPQGFRGPSCEVNPDDCAGHQCQNGGTCLDGLSTYTCLCPEAXTGWDCSEDVDECEAQGPPRCLNGGTCQNSAGSFHCVCVSGWGSTGCEENLDDCVAATCAPGSTCFDRVGSFSCLCPPGRTGLLCHMEDMCLSQPCHGEAQCSTNPLTGSPLCLCQPGYSGPTCHQDLDECQMAQQGPSPCEHGGSCLKTPGSFDCLCPPGYTGSRCEAGHNECLSQPCHLGSTCLDLLATFHCLCPPGLEGQLCEVETDDCASAPCLNQADCQDLLNGFLCVCLPGFTGSRCEEDIDECGSSPCANGGQCQDQPGSFHCECLPGFEGPHCQAEVDECLSGPCPTGASCLDLPGAFFCLCPSGFTGHLCELPLCAPNLCQPKQKCQDQEDKAHCLCPDGSPGCAPVEDNCTCHHGHCQRSSCVCDVGWTGPECEAELGGCISTPCAHGGTCHPQPSGYNCTCPTGYTGPTCSEELAACHSGPCLNRGSCSPSPGGYSCTCPRSHTGPCCQTSTDHCASAPCLNXGTCVNRPGTSSCLCAAGFQGPRCEGRTRPSCADKXEQRPLDPFCSLLLSSCQKAALSQGTEVSSLCQNGGLCIDSGSSYFCHCPPGFQGSVCQDRVNPCESRPCQHGATCMAQPTGYLCQCAPGYNXNCSKKSNACQSQPCHNHGTCTPKPGGFYCTCPPGFVGLHCEGDVDECLDQPCHPPGTAACHSLANAFYCQCLPGYTGQWCEVETDPCQSQPCSNGGSCETTAGPPLGFTCHCLQGFEGPTCNHRAPSCGHHHCHHGGLCLSSPKPGFPPRCPCLNGYGGPDCLTPPAPHGCGPPSPCLHNGSCSEIPGLGSPAFQCSCLPSSPGPRCQRPGAKGCEGRGGDGACDAGCSGPGGNWDGGDCSLGVLDPWKGCPSHSRCWLLFRDGQCHPQCDSAECLFDGYDCETPPACT